The DNA segment TTGTGACAGATCCTATTCAACCTTATATTAATGGCGAATGGGTAACTGCAAAAGAGACAACACTCGGTGCTGATAATGGTATTGGTATGGCATCTTGTTTGGCTTTATTGGAAAGTAATGATATTGAACATCCTGTTTTAGAGGTTTTATTGACAGTTGAGGAAGAAACCTCAATGAAAGGGGCAATGATGTTGCGTCCAAATTGGTTGCAAGGGGATATCTTGATTAATACCGATACTGAAGATAATGGAGAGATTTATATTGGTTGTGCACAAGGGACAAATGTTAGCTTTGATATGCCAATCGAACGAGAAAAAAATCAGTTTGATGATGCAATCCAAATTACCATTAAAGGACTACTAGGCGGACATTCTGGGTTTGATATCCACAAGGGCAGAGTCAGTGCGATTAAATTAATGGCACGGGTTTTAATGGAGTTAAAACAAGAGGTTGAGTTTCAACTCATTGACATAAAAGGGGGAACTGTTCACAATGCCATTCCAAGAGAGGCGGTCACTTCTATTACATTTTTTGCAAAAAATTCCCAAAATGTGACCGCTTGTATTCAGCAAATTGAAAAAAATTTACAAAAAGCACTCTCTATTACAGAACCTCATTTAACTTTCTTAATTGAGAAAATTGAGCCCGCTGATGATATATTTACTAAAAATACGACACATAAAGTAATTAATACCTTAAATATATTACCAGATGGGTTAATTCGTAAAAGTGATCGATTTGAGAATGTGACTGAAACCTCACTTAGCACTGGGGTTTTGAAAACAGAACAAAATCATCTTTCTGCCATTATTTTAATTCGTTCTTTATTTGAAGAAGGAAAAAATGAAGTTAAAGGAAAACTACAATCATTAGCCGAATTAACAGAATCAAACCTTAATTATTTTGGTGATTATGCAGGTTGGACACCTGATTTGAATTCAAAAATTACGCAAATTACTAAACAAGTATATGATGAGTTGTTAGGTTATGAAACTAAAATCAAGGTGGTTCACGCAGGTTTTGAGTGTGGTTTTTTAAAACAAGTCTATCCAAATCTTGATATGGTTTCTATTGGTCCAACAATTCGTCATCCTCATTCTCCTGATGAAAAAGTACATATTCCAGCAGTTGCAATTTATTGGGAATTATTAATACGGTTATTAAAAAATATTCCTTTGAAATAATACTTAAAAAAATAATGCCCTCTAAATATTGACTATCTAAAGGGCATTTTCTAAATTGTACAATGTTTAAAAACGATTACTTCCAACCTTTTACTACACCATCCTTAAAGAATTCACGTGCTTTTTTATACACTTCTTCAGTTTGGTATGCTTTTACGAAATCTTGCACTGCTTGACTATTTTGGTTATCAGTACGAGCAACCACAAGGTTGACGTAAGGTGAATCTTTACCTTCAACAAACACGCCGTGATCTTGTGCGTTTAAGCCGATTTGTGTTGCATAACCACTATTGATAATACCAACATCTACATCATCTAATGCACGAGCCGCCAAAGACGCATCCACTTCTTTAATTTGTAAATGTTTAGGGTTTTCAACAATATCGTTTGATGTTGAAAATAAATTGGTATTATCTTTTAATTTAATCAAGCCTTGCTTTTCTAATAAAATCAACGCACGAGCTAAATTACTTGGATCGTTTGGTACAGTAATTACGGCTCCTTCTTTTAATTCATCAAGGGTTTTAATTTTTTTAGAATAACCTGCTAATGGATAAACAAAAGTGTTCCCTACTGCCACTAAATTATCTAATCCTTTTTCTTTAGAGTCTTTATCTAAATAAGGCTTATGTTGAAAGGCATTTGCATCCAAGTCACCCTTAGACGTTGCCGTATTTGGTAGTGCGTAATCATTAAATAATACAAATTCTACCTCTAAATTGTATTTTTCTTTAGCAACTTTAGCAGCGACTTCTGCCACTTCGTGCTCAGGACCTGACATTACTCCTACTTTAATCTTATTTGCTTGTTCTTGGGCTGGCTGTGATGCTTTCTCATCATTACACGCCGTTAATGCAAAAACTGATACTAATGCTGTTAAACCTAAAATTTTTGAAATTTTCATAATTTCATTTCTCCTCGTGATGTTTTATGTTGTGTTTGTATTTATATTATCGATGATCAACTTTTTCTGCTAAGCGATCCCCTAATTTTTGACTAATCATTACGATTAACACGATAATGATTGTTGCCAACCATTTTACGTAGATCATATTTCTATGCTCTCCGTAGCTGATAGCAAGGTTACCTAAACCTCCACCACCAACAACCCCAGCCATTGCAGAATAACCAATAAGTGAAACTAAAGTTAAAGTAACACCATTGATAAGGCTAGGTAATGACTCTGACAAATAGAATTTTGTTACTACCTGCCAATTTGTTGCTCCCATTGATTTTGCTGCTTCAGTTAATCCTGCTGGAACTTCTAACAATGAATTAGCGGTTAAACGAGCAAAAAATGGAATTGCAGCCACACTAAGTGGCACTATTGCTGCTGTTGTTCCAAGCGTTGTATGTACAATCCAACGCGTGAAAGGCAATAATACAACAAGCAAAATAATAAATGGAATTGAACGCCCTACATTAATAATGACATCAAGTATTCTGTTAAACGTCAAATTTTCCAAAATTTGGTTTTTACTGGTTAAAAAAGCGAAAAAACCAAGAGGTAACCCAACAATAATTGCAATAAATGTTGAAGCAAAGCCCATATAAATCGTTTCTAAGGTTGAGCTACCTACCAACGACCACATTTTGGGTGTAAGTTCATTTAAAAAATCATTCCACATAGCCTAGCACCTCAACTTTTACATTATGTTCTCTTAAAAATTCCTTGGCTTGTAAAATTTTCTCGTGTTTTCCTACGACTTCAGCAATTACAAAACCAAATTTTACTCCACCTGCATAATCAATTTGTGACATCAAAATACTAAAATCAATGCCAAATTGTTTTGATACTTGTGATAATAACGGAGCATCAACAGATTTTCCTGTAAATTCAAAACGAATAATCGGCTCTGATTTATCATCTGGATTTGGGTGTAATCTATCAATATATTCTTGTGGCAACTCATTATGAAAAGTTGATGCAATAAAGCGTTTTGCCAATGCTGTTTTAGGATTTGAAAACATTTCACTAACAGTACCCGTTTCAATTAATTGCCCTTTATCAATCACTGCGACTTGATCACAAATACGTTTTACGACTTCCATTTCGTGGGTAATCAATAAAATAGTTAAACCTAAACGGCTATTGATCTCTTTTAATAGTGCCAAAATAGATTGTGTTGTTGCAGGATCTAAAGCACTGGTTGCTTCATCACATAATAATACTTCTGGATCATTCGCTAATGCACGAGCGATTGCCACACGCTGTTTTTGCCCACCAGATAAATTGCTTGGGTAGGCATTTTTTTTATCTGCTAATCCCACCAATTCTAATAGATCATTGACTTTATCTTTAATTTGATTTTTAGAAAAATGACTTAATTCCAAAGGCAATGCCACATTATCAAATACTGTGCGAGATGAAAGTAAATTAAAATGTTGAAAAATCATTGCTATTTTACGACGAGCAAGAATAAGATCTTTTTCTTTTAATTCTGTCAATTCTCTATTTCCAACAAATATTTGCCCACTTGTTGGACGCTCAAGTAAATTCACACAACGAATTAACGTACTCTTCCCTGCTCCAGATGAACCAATCACACCATAAATTGTACCTTGTGGCACCTCTAGAGTAACATTATCTAAAGCTTTAAGAATTTTTCCCTTTACGTTAAATTCTTTGCTTATATTTTTCAGCTTTATCATAATTTTTATGTATCCCTAAAAACAAATCAATGAATAGCATTCTAGACGTCTAGAATGCTATGTCAAGAAAAATTTTTATTTTCTATAAAAAATTTATGCTTTAATTATGCTAGACTTTCACTATTAAGTATTCAGATATAAGCATAGAAAAGTAATTTTACCATAGGAAAAATAATGACAAATATAAGACACTACAATCAACGATACATTAACTGGGTGTTACGTTTAGGGCGTGTAAAATCTGCACTGCTTGGTTTTTTTGTATTAGCTGCTTCGGCTATTTTTGTACAATGTTTACTGAGTATGATCTTTACAGGATATATCAACCCCAAAGATATTTTACGTTCCATTATTTTTGGATTAATTTCAGCCCCTTTTGTCCTTTATTTTTTCAATTTAATAGTGGAACGCCTTGAGAAATCTCGAATTAAACTCGAACGCTCTTTTCACGATCTTTCTATTTATAAAGAAATTATTGAAAAAAATAATCAACATAAAACTGAACTAATGGCAACCATCAGCCACGAATTGCGTACCCCTTTAAATGGTATTATTGGATTAAGTCGTATTTTGTTAGAGACTAACCTCACAAAACAGCAACACGATTATTTACAAACTATTAATATTAGTGCTATTTCATTAGGTCATATTTTTAGCGATATTATTGACTTAGAAAAAATTGACAGTCAACGTATTGAATTATATCCAACTCAAGTAGCATTCTCAGATATTATTAATAATATAACTCACTTTGCTAAAATTATGGCAGAACAAAAAAAAATAAAATTCCAAATTAGTTATGATGATGATTTACCTGAATTTATTACCGTTGATAACACACGTTTAAGTCAAATTTTATGGAACCTTGTCAATAATGCGGTTAAATTTACCCCACAAAATGGCAATATTCACTTAACCATTTCACGATCTAATAAAAATCAATTTAGTTTTAGTTTAAAAGATAATGGGGTTGGCATTCCAAAAGCAGAGCAAGGTAAAATTTTTACAATGTTCTACCAAGCACAAGGTTGCGATAAAAAAGCACAAGGTAGTGGTATTGGATTAGCGATATCTAAAACAATTGCCGCCTTAATGGGCGGTAATATTACTGTCGAAAGTGAAATTGGGAAAGGCGCGACTTTTATACTGACCATTCAAGCAGAAGAAACAACAATGCAACAAACTCAAAATATTCAACATCATCATTTAAAAGTATTACTGGTAGAAGATATTGAAGTTAATGTCGTCGTTGCTCGTGCCGTATTAGCAAAATTTGGTTGCCAAGTCGATGTCGCAATGTCTGGAGAAGAAACGTATCCATTGATAAAAAATAATTATTACGATCTTATTTTATTAGATATTCAACTACCTGATACCACAGGGTTTGAGATTGCTCAAAAGCTTATTGAAGATTACGAAAATGATAAAATGGATTATTTACCTATTTTAGTCGCCCTTACTGCCAATGTAATGCCGACTAAAGAAGAATATAAACAGAAAGGAATGGACGATGTGTTGCGTAAACCCCTATCTATTGAAGATTTATCCCATTGTTTAAATAAATATTTTGATGATGAATTTTTGCAAAAAGATCAAAAAATCCTACCGCTAAAGAATAAACCTTTAGAACAAAATTTACACTTTGATCCTCAAGTATTACAAGAGTTTTTAGATATTATGGGTAAAGACGCATTAATGAAAAACATTGAACTCTTTGCAGAATTAATGCCAAATTATATTCAAAACTTAACCACTTATTATCAACAATGGCAACAAACTCATACGTCTGAAATGCGAAAAGCCACCACGGAAGAAGCACACAAAATTAAAGGTGCATTATCTTCTGTAGGACTTTCTTCATTACAAAATATCGCCCAGTTAGCTCAAGTTGATAATGGGCAAGAATGGGAAGAAAATATTCAAATATGGATTACTCAACTTAAAAATGAGTGGCTGCAAGATCTAGAGGATGTAAAAAAATGGATTAACACTCAGTAAATAAACTTAGACAAAACCTTGAATACTATTCTGATTTATTTAAAAAGGTAAGAAGAGCTAGCGGTCACTTGTTTATCATTTTTTGCAAAAATAATTCTTTAAATCAGAGTGTAAATTCAATAAAAAAGACCAAGTTCTTTTGAACTTAGTCTTTTATAAATTAAAACTCAAATTATGTGTTGTAATTAAACTCTTTTGAAATCTAAGTGTAATAATTTTGGTTTGGTCGGATGGCGTTGAATTGCTTGAATTTTTACCTTCTCTTCTTTACCAGCCAATTTAAGTGTTAAAACTTCACTATAAAATGAATCATCAAATTGTGCATTGTTTACTTTATCGTGATCTAGTGTGATCGCAACAGCTTCTGCATTACCACCATAAATAATAGCAGGAACTTGATGATTATGACGCAGACGGCGGCTCGCACCCGTACCTTGCGTTGAACGAACTTCAGCTTCAAATGTAAATGACATTTTTTTATTCTCATATAATAAGGAACATTATTGTTCCATTAAAGACAAAAGTAGCAGGCGACCCAACTACTTCCCTAAATTCATCACTGTTTAACATTAGAAAAACAGCAGACCAGCATTATAATGATTTTGAGCAAAAAAGAAAGTTTTTATTTTATATCAACGCCATAAAATCCCAGGTAACCACATACTTTTAACGATTGATTCAGGGCAAGATCATACTTTAATTAAAGTATGATCTTGCCCTGTAGAGCTGATAAATTGTTTAATTAATAATATTATAACGACTTGCCAATACAATAAATAAAGTATATATTAACTTGTACTAATTGAAAGCACACAAGGAGATCAGAATGGCTAGAGCAATAAATACAACAAGTGATAGAATATCTATTCGTATTAGTCGTGATGATAAAGAAATACTACAAAAAGCAACATTATTATCTAAAACAACGATTACTGATTTTGTCCTTAAACACGTACTATATAATGCTAAAGAGATTGTCAAAGAACACGAGGAGTCATCACTATCAAAGAATGACTTAGCATTTATAATGGACTTGCTTGATAATCCTCCAGCTCCAAATGAACGTTTAATGAAAGCTGCTAAAACAGCTCAGGATTTATACGATGCCTAAATATATTGAGGAGCCTTTAGATAAAGCTCACAATCGTAAGAACTTTGATTGTGGAAATGAAGAGCTAAATACGTTTCTACGTTGCTATGCTGGTCAATCTCATAAAAAAGGGACAGCTAAAACTTATTTAACCTTAGACAAAGAAACAAAAAAGATTATAGGCTTTTATTCTATTACATTAACATCTATAGAATATAATCAAATACCTAAATCCTTTCAAAAAGGATTAAGTCGTCATCAAGTACCGTTATTCATTCTTGCTCGCTTAGGCGTAGATGTTTCGGAGCAAAATAAAGGTATAGGCGGAGTATTACTTTATAAGGCAATAGAACGTTGCATTAAGGTTTCTGAAGAAGTCGGAGGAATAGGACTTTTAATTGAGGCTAAGGATGATGATGTTGCCAAATGGTATAGTAAATTTGGGGCAATTTCATTGCCTGATAAACCATTGTCTTTAATTTTACCTTTTAGCACTATAAAAAACATCAAATAAAACAACTAATTAAATTTCATACAAAAATACGCTGTAAAGTATATTTTGTTATATATACTTTACAGCGTATTATTCTTTGTCTGCAAGAAACATTTTCTTCAAACTAGATAGAGACTATAAAAATATGAAGTTTTTAACATCATCATCTAAGATCAAACCACTAAAACAGCAATTAAATAAAAATAAAGGAAGCCTTCAATACCATTTATTTATTAAGTATAAAGACAAGAAGTTTACTTCTTATTTAGGAGACGCTTATGCTACTAATATAGTGAAAAAAGGAGACAGAATTCAATATTCACAAAATGATATTGAATCTCTTCTTAATAATCATGATACTGTAGCGAGTTTTTTATTACCATATAAACCAAACACACCTAAGACGAATATAAATCTACCAAAACTGAATAAAAATGAAATACAACTTATTTCTTCAGAATATATAACATCGCAAACTATACATAGTAAAATTCGGGTTGGTAATAAAACTTATTCTTTGGGAAGAGGATTGAATTTACTTATATTTAATAATAAGAATGAAGAGCCTAGTGTGGAAAAATTTGATGTTTATGCAAGTAAAGATGCCTTTGAAAGATTTTTACAACGAATAGAATTTCTAAATAAACAAGGATTATTTTGGGCGGTAGTTTCTCATGATGCAGTGAAGAAACATAATGATCTAATTGACAAAGCAAGCCAGTTAGGATTTAAAGAACTTCCAAATTTGAATTGGAGACGAGCTTATGTTGCTTATAAAACATCTGATGGAATTAAAGAAATTATCTCTCCAAAATCTATTAGCATAATTATTAATAAACCAAAATAATAAGACTTCGTTGTTGTAGCAAAATATAATTTTAAAGTGCAAATATCATAAAACCTATAAAGTAAGACGAACAAGATTACAGAAGAATATGAGTATAATGCACTTTATCTATATTTAGCTAATAAGAGATAGAGTAACAGTAAGGAAAATTAAGTCTGTTTTGACAGAAGACAAATTTTAGGCAACAAAAAAGCACCTTAAGGTGCTATCTTCTTTTTTTCAATCTATTGATAAGATTAAAATGGTGCCCGAGGGCGGACTTGAACCGCCACAGCCCGAAAGCCGAGGGATTTTAAATCCCTTGTGTCTACCGATTTCACCACTCGGGCAATGCGTTTAAAATGGAGCGGGAAACGAGACTCGAACTCGCGACCCCGACCTTGGCAAGGTCGTGCTCTACCAACTGAGCTATTCCCGCAATATCTTGGTATGTTGTTCATTTTAAAAATGGTGCCCGAGGGCGGACTTGAACCGCCACAGCCCGAAAGCCGAGGGATTTTAAATCCCTTGTGTCTACCGATTTCACCACTCGGGCAACGTATTTTAAAATGGAGCGGGAAACGAGACTCGAACTCGCGACCCCGACCTTGGCAAGGTCGTGCTCTACCAACTGAGCTATTCCCGCTAAAAAACGCCACTTATTCAGTAGCGTTTCATTGATTGCGTATTTTAGAGATTTATTACTTGATGTCAAATGCTATTTAAAAAAATTGTTTTATTAGTTTAAACTTTAGCCCATTTTTGCAAAAAACGAACAAAATCATACCGCTATTAATCAATAATATTATTTAATAATTGAGTAACAAAGGTTAATCTTTCATCTGATTCTTTCAACGTGGTATTAAATTTAAACTTAAATGGTCCATCAAACTGATAAACTTGTTTATCAGACTGTATTAATGCTAAAAATTTCATTGGATCTGGCGTTGCTGTTTCTTTAAATTCTAAATAACCGCCATTTATTCCAGCTTCTACTTTTTTCAGTTCAAGTTGTTTAGCTATATGGCGAAGTTGGGTAATTTGGAATAAATTCTTTGTCGCTTTTGGTAATAATCCAAAACGATCGATTAACTCTATTTTGAGATCTTTTAATTCTCGACTATTTTCTGCACTGGCAATGCGTTTATAAAAAGATAATCGCATATTCACATCAGGCACATAATCATCAGGTAACAACGCAGAAACTCGTAATTCAATTTCAACCTGTTGCTGCGTAATTTCATCTAAGGTTGGTTCTCGTCCATCTTTTAGAGCTTGCACTGCATTTTCGAGTAAATCCATATAAAGGGAGAAACCAATCGAGCTAATTTGTCCACTTTGTTCACTACCCAGCAATTCGCCCGCTCCTCGAATTTCTAAATCTTGGGTGGCTAGCATAAATCCTGCCCCTAAGCTATCTAACGTTTCTAAGGCTTCTAGGCGTTTTTTTGCATCTTTGGTTAAGGTTTTAATCGGTGGTGTTAATAAATAGGCATAGGCTTGATGATGTGAACGCCCTACTCGTCCTCGTAATTGATGAAGTTGGGCTAAACCGAACTTATCGGCACGTTCAATAATAATGGTGTTTGCTGTTGGAACGTCAATCCCTGTTTCGATAATGGTTGAGCAAACCAGTACATTAAAACGCTGATGATAAAAATCACTCATCACACGTTCTAAATCACGTTCTCGCATTTGTCCGTGTCCAATAACAATACGTGCTTCTGGGACTAATTCTGCTAATTTATCGGCACAATTTTCAATGGTGGCGACATCATTATGAAGGTAATAAACCTGTCCGCCACGTAAAATTTCACGCAATACTGCCTCTTTAATCACGCTTTCATCATTTTGTCGCACAAAGGTTTTGGTACTTAAACGGCGAGCGGGTGGACTAGCGATAATAGATAGATCACGAATGCCATTAAATGCCATATTTAAAGTTCGAGGAATTGGCGTGGCTGTCAAGGTTAGAATATCCACATTGGCTCGTAATTGTTTGATTTTCTCTTTTTGTCGTACCCCAAAACGGTGCTCTTCATCAATGATAAGTAAGCCAAGATCCTTAAATTTAACATCATCTTGTAATAATTTATGGGTGCCAACCAGAATGTCCACTTGCCCATCGGCAACTTTTTCTAAAATTGCTTTTTGTTCTTTTGCGGTTTTAAAACGAGAAATCATCTCTACATTAACAGGGAAATCGGCAAAACGATCTTTGAAATTTTCAAAATGTTGTTGAGCAAGCAAGGTTGTTGGCACTAATACTGCCACCTGCTTGCTGTTCATTACGGCTAAGAATGTGGCTCGCATTGCCACTTCTGTTTTACCAAAGCCCACATCACCACACACTAAGCGATCCATCGCTTTTGGTTGGCACATATCGCTGATAACCGCATTGATTGCCAGTTGTTGATCTTCGGTTTCTTCAAAAGGGAAAGTGGCACTAAACTGCTTATAAAGCTCTTTATCATATTGATATGCAAATCCTTTTTTTGTTTCTCGTTTTGCATAAACATCAAGTAATTCTGCCGCTACATCACGAATTTTTTCCGCCGCTTTTTGACGTGATTTTGCCCACGCTTCACTACCTAGCTTATGTAAAGGCGCGTTGTCGTCCGTTCCGCCAATATAACGGCTGATTAAATGTAATGAGGAAACAGGCACATACAATTTAGAATCGCCTGCGTATTGCAAAATCAGGTATTCTGCGGTTATACCACCCGTGTCTAAGGTTACTAATCCATTGTAACGACCGACTCCATTTTCTAAATGTACGACAGGTTGTCCGATTTTTAGCTCGGCAAGGTTGCGTACCACCGTATCAGGATTAACCGTGCTACGATTTTTTTCTCTATATGTTTTTTGATGGACTTTTTCGCCGAGTAGATCCGTTTCGCAAATTATTGCTAAAAATCGACCGCTTGCATTTTCACTATTTTTTTGTTCTAAAATAAAACCTTGATCCAATGAGCCAATCATTAAGCTAAATGGTTCATTGATTTCATCAAGGGAAGTGATTTGTTTTGGTTTGATATTTAACGGTGCGATCAAATCGAGTAAGGTTTCACGTCGCCCTTGTGTTTCCACTGAAAAGAGAATTTTGCCGTTAAAATTTGTGTAAAAATCTTCAAAATTTTTAAAGATATTTTTTTGGCTAGAGGTTATCGCAACATCAGGTAAAGCGGTCAGATTTGCATTAGTTTTTGCAACTGATTGACGGATTTTTTCTGTGGTTAGTGTTAAACGTGGATAATTTTTTAAATGACGGTTGATCTCGTCCATTTTAAACCATAGTTCACTCGGTTCTAAAAGTGGACGCATTGGATCAACACGATGATTTTCAAAACGATTTTGGGTGTCCTTTTGAAATAACTCCGCTTTTTCAGCGATTTTATCAAAGGTAATAAACAGGCTGTTTTTAGGAAGATAATCAAACAGTGACGCCATTTCTTCAAAGAAAAGTGGTTGCCAATATTCAATCCCCGCATTTAACACACCTTTGCTCACTTGCTGATAAATATGCTCTGGCTCTCGGCGAATTTCCGCAAAGGTTTCTCGGAATTTTTTTCTGAAAAATTCAATGCCTTGCTCATCGGTTGGAAATTCGTGAGCGGGTAATAAATCAATTTTTTCAATTTCTTGAATCGTGCGTTGCGTATCCACATCAAAGGTACGAATGGAATCAATTTCATCATCAAAAAAATCTAAGCGAAATGGCTCATCACTTCCCATTGGATACAGGTCAAGAATTGAGCCTCGCACCGTATATTCGCCATATTCTAACACTTGTTCAACACCCCGATAGCCTGCATTTTCAAGCTGTAAGCGTAATTGACTAATTGAAAAACGGTCGCCTTTGTTAATTAAAAAGACATTATTACCTAAATAACTTGGCGGACAAATTTTTTGTAGCAAGGTGTGGATAGGCAGTAAAAAAATCTGCTTGTTGCCCTGTTGAAGTTGAAATAGTGCTGATAAGCGGTTGGAAATAATCTCTTGATGAGGCGAAAAATTATCGTAAGGCAAGGTTTCCCAATCAGGAAA comes from the Pasteurella atlantica genome and includes:
- the mfd gene encoding transcription-repair coupling factor translates to MTFNLHFKLPQITEKHQDHQILGNLVGHSDTLAIAEAAQQFNGVSIVVTPDIQTALRLESSLPQFSSLPVQLFPDWETLPYDNFSPHQEIISNRLSALFQLQQGNKQIFLLPIHTLLQKICPPSYLGNNVFLINKGDRFSISQLRLQLENAGYRGVEQVLEYGEYTVRGSILDLYPMGSDEPFRLDFFDDEIDSIRTFDVDTQRTIQEIEKIDLLPAHEFPTDEQGIEFFRKKFRETFAEIRREPEHIYQQVSKGVLNAGIEYWQPLFFEEMASLFDYLPKNSLFITFDKIAEKAELFQKDTQNRFENHRVDPMRPLLEPSELWFKMDEINRHLKNYPRLTLTTEKIRQSVAKTNANLTALPDVAITSSQKNIFKNFEDFYTNFNGKILFSVETQGRRETLLDLIAPLNIKPKQITSLDEINEPFSLMIGSLDQGFILEQKNSENASGRFLAIICETDLLGEKVHQKTYREKNRSTVNPDTVVRNLAELKIGQPVVHLENGVGRYNGLVTLDTGGITAEYLILQYAGDSKLYVPVSSLHLISRYIGGTDDNAPLHKLGSEAWAKSRQKAAEKIRDVAAELLDVYAKRETKKGFAYQYDKELYKQFSATFPFEETEDQQLAINAVISDMCQPKAMDRLVCGDVGFGKTEVAMRATFLAVMNSKQVAVLVPTTLLAQQHFENFKDRFADFPVNVEMISRFKTAKEQKAILEKVADGQVDILVGTHKLLQDDVKFKDLGLLIIDEEHRFGVRQKEKIKQLRANVDILTLTATPIPRTLNMAFNGIRDLSIIASPPARRLSTKTFVRQNDESVIKEAVLREILRGGQVYYLHNDVATIENCADKLAELVPEARIVIGHGQMRERDLERVMSDFYHQRFNVLVCSTIIETGIDVPTANTIIIERADKFGLAQLHQLRGRVGRSHHQAYAYLLTPPIKTLTKDAKKRLEALETLDSLGAGFMLATQDLEIRGAGELLGSEQSGQISSIGFSLYMDLLENAVQALKDGREPTLDEITQQQVEIELRVSALLPDDYVPDVNMRLSFYKRIASAENSRELKDLKIELIDRFGLLPKATKNLFQITQLRHIAKQLELKKVEAGINGGYLEFKETATPDPMKFLALIQSDKQVYQFDGPFKFKFNTTLKESDERLTFVTQLLNNIID